From uncultured Roseateles sp., the proteins below share one genomic window:
- a CDS encoding LanC-like protein produces the protein MLYDPARHEPLAGSAWSDDAAKAQIEGIAADLLAAFSPQDLWPNHPLDLEPGEADLPRASLSLGAGGVIWALQRLRGLGAIAFEQDFGPTIATLPERSHVFTDEWGMGQLSFLMGETGLLLMQWQHERSAAVADALYANVQANLHHPALEFLLGSPGSMLAALFMAEATADTRWQALFQQAVQIVWDSMAFDAELGVWQWTQDLYGRKTQYLGAAHGFVGNVFPVLRGAALLPLAVVQGYLERTVAILARTALRDEQGRVNWQATPYAAQNGAKLPLVQDCHGAPGIICRLAGAPAIPELDALLLAAGELTWAAGPLVKGPGLCHGTAGNGYALLKLYRRSGDEKWLGRARAFAMHAVLQGERMAAQYGRRRYTLWNGDLGLALFLQSCRDADAAFPALDYF, from the coding sequence ATGCTGTACGACCCGGCCAGGCACGAGCCCCTGGCGGGTTCGGCCTGGAGCGACGATGCGGCCAAGGCGCAGATCGAAGGCATCGCCGCCGATCTGCTGGCCGCGTTCTCGCCGCAAGACCTGTGGCCCAACCATCCGCTGGACCTGGAGCCCGGCGAGGCCGATCTGCCCCGCGCCAGTCTGTCTCTCGGTGCCGGCGGTGTGATCTGGGCGCTGCAGCGGCTGCGTGGGCTCGGCGCGATTGCGTTCGAACAAGACTTCGGCCCCACCATCGCCACCCTGCCCGAGCGCAGCCATGTCTTCACCGACGAATGGGGCATGGGCCAGCTGTCCTTTCTGATGGGCGAGACGGGCCTGTTGTTGATGCAATGGCAGCACGAGCGCAGCGCGGCCGTGGCCGATGCGCTCTACGCCAACGTGCAGGCCAATCTGCACCACCCGGCGCTGGAGTTTTTGCTGGGCTCGCCGGGCAGCATGCTGGCGGCCCTGTTCATGGCCGAGGCCACGGCTGACACCCGCTGGCAGGCGCTGTTTCAACAGGCGGTGCAAATCGTCTGGGACAGCATGGCCTTCGATGCCGAACTGGGCGTCTGGCAGTGGACGCAGGATCTGTACGGCCGCAAGACCCAGTACCTGGGCGCCGCTCATGGCTTTGTCGGCAATGTGTTCCCGGTGCTGCGCGGTGCGGCCCTGCTGCCGCTGGCCGTGGTGCAGGGCTATCTCGAACGCACGGTGGCCATCCTGGCGCGCACGGCACTGCGCGATGAGCAGGGTCGGGTGAACTGGCAGGCCACGCCTTATGCGGCCCAGAACGGCGCCAAGCTGCCCCTGGTGCAGGACTGCCATGGCGCGCCGGGCATCATCTGCCGGCTGGCCGGTGCGCCGGCCATTCCTGAACTGGATGCGCTGCTATTGGCTGCCGGCGAGCTGACGTGGGCGGCAGGGCCGCTGGTCAAGGGGCCGGGACTGTGCCATGGCACGGCCGGCAATGGCTATGCCCTGCTCAAGCTCTACCGGCGCAGCGGTGACGAGAAGTGGCTGGGCCGGGCCCGCGCCTTCGCCATGCATGCAGTGCTGCAGGGCGAGCGGATGGCCGCCCAGTACGGCCGCCGGCGCTACACGCTGTGGAATGGCGACCTAGGGTTGGCGCTGTTTCTGCAGTCCTGCCGCGACGCGGATGCTGCCTTCCCGGCCCTGGACTATTTCTAG
- a CDS encoding quinone-dependent dihydroorotate dehydrogenase, which produces MALIPYALTRPFLFGLDPEQAHELTLGSIARLQNTPAQCLWSQTRVADPVTVAGLKFPNRIGLAAGLDKNGRCIDGLGAMGFGFIEVGTVTPRGQPGNPKPRMFRLPEAQALINRLGFNNEGLDAFLSNVQRARSFRAAGGLIGLNIGKNAATPIENAVDDYLYCLDGVYPHADYVTVNISSPNTKNLRELQSDDALDALLGAVQQRKMALAQQHGRAVPIFVKIAPDLDEAQVAVIAATLLKHQIDGVIATNTTIARDAVKGLPHAEEMGGLSGKPVFEASNRVIRLLRAALGHNYPIIGVGGVLSGEDARAKIAAGADLVQVYTGFIYRGPELVPECARALKHA; this is translated from the coding sequence ATGGCCCTGATTCCCTACGCCCTCACCCGCCCTTTTCTCTTCGGTCTGGACCCCGAGCAAGCCCATGAGCTGACCTTGGGCAGCATCGCCCGGCTGCAGAACACACCGGCGCAATGCCTGTGGTCGCAGACCCGGGTGGCCGATCCGGTGACGGTGGCCGGTCTGAAGTTCCCGAACCGCATCGGCCTGGCGGCGGGTCTGGACAAGAATGGCCGCTGCATCGACGGCCTGGGCGCAATGGGCTTCGGCTTCATCGAGGTCGGCACGGTCACGCCCAGGGGCCAGCCGGGCAACCCCAAGCCACGCATGTTCCGCCTGCCCGAGGCCCAAGCGCTGATCAACCGGCTGGGCTTCAACAACGAAGGGCTGGACGCTTTTCTGAGCAATGTGCAGCGGGCGCGCAGCTTTCGCGCCGCCGGCGGGCTGATCGGACTGAACATCGGCAAGAACGCCGCCACGCCGATCGAGAATGCGGTCGACGACTATCTGTATTGCCTCGACGGCGTCTACCCGCACGCCGACTATGTGACGGTCAATATCTCCAGCCCCAACACCAAGAACCTGCGCGAGCTGCAGAGCGACGACGCGCTGGACGCCCTGCTCGGCGCCGTGCAGCAGCGCAAGATGGCGCTCGCGCAACAGCATGGCCGCGCCGTGCCCATCTTCGTCAAGATCGCGCCCGATCTGGACGAGGCGCAGGTCGCGGTGATTGCCGCCACCCTGCTGAAGCACCAGATCGATGGCGTGATCGCCACCAACACGACAATCGCCCGCGACGCGGTCAAGGGCCTGCCCCATGCCGAAGAGATGGGCGGCCTGAGCGGCAAGCCGGTGTTCGAGGCCAGCAACCGCGTGATACGGCTGCTGCGTGCGGCCCTGGGCCACAACTACCCCATCATCGGTGTGGGCGGCGTGCTCAGCGGCGAAGACGCACGGGCCAAGATCGCGGCCGGCGCGGATCTGGTGCAGGTCTACACCGGCTTCATCTACCGCGGGCCCGAGCTGGTGCCCGAGTGTGCGCGTGCGCTGAAGCACGCCTGA
- a CDS encoding thymidine kinase, giving the protein MAKLFFRYAAMNAGKSTALLQVAHNYEERGHRVRIFTSATDNRYGQGFVTSRLGPQREAELFSPETDFAAIFDAAERVSCLLIDEAQFLTEAQVWALHAIAHIKGTPVICYGLRTDFRGQLFPGSATLLGLADEMDEMKTICHCGRKATMNMRVDEHMRRVTEGAQVEIGGNARYRAVCGRCFHSL; this is encoded by the coding sequence ATGGCCAAACTGTTCTTCCGCTACGCCGCCATGAATGCCGGCAAATCGACCGCCTTGCTCCAGGTTGCCCACAACTACGAGGAGCGGGGCCACCGCGTGCGCATCTTCACCTCCGCCACCGACAACCGTTACGGCCAGGGTTTCGTGACTTCGCGCCTGGGGCCTCAACGCGAGGCCGAGCTGTTCTCGCCCGAGACCGATTTCGCCGCCATCTTCGACGCAGCCGAGCGGGTTTCCTGCCTGCTGATCGACGAGGCGCAGTTCCTGACCGAGGCGCAGGTCTGGGCCCTGCACGCCATTGCCCATATCAAGGGCACACCGGTGATCTGCTATGGCCTGCGCACCGATTTTCGCGGCCAGCTCTTCCCCGGCTCGGCCACCTTGCTGGGCCTTGCCGACGAGATGGACGAGATGAAGACGATCTGCCACTGCGGCCGCAAGGCGACGATGAATATGCGCGTTGACGAGCACATGCGCCGCGTCACCGAGGGCGCCCAGGTCGAGATCGGCGGCAATGCGCGCTACCGCGCTGTCTGCGGTCGCTGCTTCCACAGCCTCTGA
- a CDS encoding 3-deoxy-7-phosphoheptulonate synthase has translation MNTLDDHQHDREVGSRDGTHDTTRTDDTRIGAVRPLISPALLLDQQPIPDEALSLVERTRNEISDILHGRDDRLLVVVGPCSIHDHDQAMQYAQLLRDARDGLSKDLLLVMRVYFEKPRTTVGWKGYINDPRLDGSFHMNEGLRLARQLLLDITALGLPSGTEFLDLLSPQYIADLIAWGAIGARTTESQSHRQLASGLSCPVGFKNGTDGGIKVASDAVLAASASHAFMGMTKMGQAAIFETRGNADCHVILRGGKAPNYDAASVAAAYAALRSAGLREQVMIDFSHANSSKKYERQVDVGRDVAGQIAGGDAGITGVMIESHLQPGRQDLAEGQTKADLKHGVSITDACLGWDQTLPLLQELAAAVSTRRAARPILDNGRSL, from the coding sequence ATGAACACCCTGGACGACCATCAACACGACCGCGAAGTCGGTTCGCGCGATGGCACGCATGACACGACACGCACCGACGACACCCGCATCGGCGCCGTGCGCCCCTTGATTTCGCCGGCCCTGCTGCTGGACCAGCAGCCTATCCCCGACGAGGCCCTGTCCCTGGTCGAGCGCACCCGCAACGAGATCAGCGACATCCTGCATGGCCGCGACGACCGCCTGCTGGTGGTCGTCGGCCCCTGCTCGATCCACGACCATGACCAGGCGATGCAGTACGCGCAACTGCTGCGCGATGCGCGCGACGGCCTGTCCAAGGATCTGCTGCTGGTGATGCGCGTCTACTTCGAGAAGCCGCGCACGACGGTGGGCTGGAAGGGTTATATCAACGACCCGCGGCTGGATGGCAGCTTCCACATGAACGAGGGCCTGCGCCTGGCCCGCCAGCTGCTGCTGGACATCACCGCCCTGGGCCTGCCCTCGGGCACCGAGTTCCTGGACCTGCTGTCGCCGCAGTACATCGCCGATCTGATCGCCTGGGGCGCCATCGGCGCGCGCACCACCGAGAGCCAGAGCCACCGCCAGCTCGCCTCGGGTCTGAGCTGCCCGGTGGGCTTCAAGAACGGCACCGACGGCGGCATCAAGGTGGCCAGCGATGCGGTGCTGGCCGCCAGCGCCAGCCACGCCTTCATGGGCATGACCAAGATGGGCCAGGCGGCCATCTTCGAGACCCGCGGCAATGCCGACTGCCATGTGATTCTGCGCGGCGGCAAGGCACCCAACTACGATGCCGCCTCGGTGGCCGCGGCCTATGCCGCGCTGCGCAGTGCTGGTCTGCGCGAGCAGGTGATGATCGACTTCTCGCACGCCAATTCGAGCAAGAAGTACGAGCGCCAGGTCGATGTGGGCCGCGATGTGGCCGGTCAGATCGCCGGCGGCGACGCCGGCATCACCGGCGTGATGATAGAAAGCCACCTGCAGCCGGGCCGCCAGGACCTGGCCGAGGGCCAGACCAAGGCCGATCTGAAGCATGGCGTGTCCATTACCGATGCCTGCCTCGGCTGGGACCAGACCCTGCCGCTGCTGCAGGAACTGGCCGCGGCGGTGAGCACCCGCCGTGCTGCCCGGCCCATCTTGGATAATGGGCGAAGTCTCTAA
- the rpiA gene encoding ribose-5-phosphate isomerase RpiA — protein sequence MTQDELKALVAQAALAYVVPGTVVGVGTGSTVDHFIDALASMKDRIVGAVSSSDRSTERLRARGINVVDASSVERLAVYIDGADEIDHDGNMIKGGGAALTREKIVADLANDFICIADASKLVPVLGQFPLPVEVIPMAATQLARRFQRIGGQPTLRDGVVTDNGCHILDVRGLQITDPLASEIEINQWPGVVTVGIFARHRASVCLLGTSEGVKTMHFAHNVPAVRDTAYPPV from the coding sequence ATGACACAAGACGAACTCAAGGCGCTGGTCGCCCAAGCCGCCCTGGCCTATGTGGTGCCGGGCACCGTGGTGGGCGTGGGCACCGGCTCGACGGTGGACCACTTCATCGACGCGCTGGCCAGCATGAAGGACCGCATCGTCGGCGCCGTGTCCAGCTCGGACCGCAGCACCGAGCGGCTGCGGGCGCGGGGCATCAATGTGGTCGATGCCTCCAGCGTCGAGCGCCTGGCGGTGTATATCGATGGTGCCGACGAGATCGACCACGACGGCAATATGATCAAGGGCGGTGGCGCGGCACTGACGCGCGAGAAGATCGTTGCCGACCTGGCCAATGACTTCATCTGCATCGCCGATGCCTCCAAGCTGGTGCCGGTGCTGGGCCAGTTCCCGCTGCCGGTGGAGGTGATTCCGATGGCTGCCACCCAGCTGGCGCGGCGTTTTCAGCGCATCGGCGGCCAGCCCACGCTGCGCGACGGCGTTGTGACCGACAATGGCTGTCATATCCTCGACGTGCGCGGCCTGCAGATCACCGATCCGCTGGCCTCGGAAATCGAGATCAACCAATGGCCTGGCGTGGTCACGGTGGGCATATTTGCCCGCCACCGCGCCAGCGTGTGCCTGCTGGGAACGAGCGAGGGCGTGAAGACGATGCACTTTGCCCACAACGTTCCCGCCGTGCGCGACACGGCTTATCCGCCGGTTTAA
- the mnmC gene encoding FAD-dependent 5-carboxymethylaminomethyl-2-thiouridine(34) oxidoreductase MnmC, whose amino-acid sequence MKTHAIRPGTPEQPGNAFACTAEQALRGSELPRRWARRERFVMLATAFGRGEQFLAAWQAWKADPLRCERLVFIAIESSPLSRSDIAQALQAPPELARQLHAAWPPLTHNLHRLSFEQGRVQLLLAFGEVAPWLAELVASVDAFVLDQAGGWDRYRLKSLTRLAAPGTTLVMPGRNDALRTQAGFELRHDDGLTLARYQPRFIAQRPAARSPVAPDARQAVVLGAGLAGCAVAWALAEQGLEVRLFDQGAAIAQAGSGNAVGLFHGTLNPDDGLHARFNRAAALELRRLLPSLPLTWRIDGLLRTESTRNLAQMRALIDDLGLPADYVQALDAQQAAAHSGMQHQGPAWYYPGGGALSPPSLARAFVDAAPSGRVRFCLGQKVRQLRRSEDGWQLLDENGQVLADTPLLVISAGAGSLNLLQAQGWPLRLQRGQITHLPAATPGLRVPAIPVAGTGYVVRDQAGDIWCGATAQDHDLDPTLREADHGHNIAQLMRLSGANIEVAQPGSLQGRVGWRVIAEDRLPLVGALPDLAALEARRDQPRFIARQPGLLVATGMASRGITWAALSAQVLASLATGAPCPVEASLLDAIDPARFDARGAREQAS is encoded by the coding sequence ATGAAAACCCACGCGATACGGCCCGGCACACCGGAGCAGCCCGGCAACGCCTTCGCCTGCACGGCCGAGCAGGCCCTGCGCGGCAGCGAGCTGCCTCGGCGCTGGGCGCGCCGCGAGCGCTTCGTGATGCTGGCCACCGCCTTCGGCCGCGGCGAGCAGTTCCTGGCCGCCTGGCAGGCCTGGAAGGCAGATCCTCTGCGCTGCGAGCGCCTGGTCTTCATTGCCATCGAAAGCAGCCCGCTAAGCCGCAGCGACATCGCCCAGGCACTGCAAGCCCCGCCTGAGCTGGCCCGCCAGCTGCACGCTGCCTGGCCGCCGCTGACCCACAATCTGCACCGCCTCAGCTTCGAGCAGGGCCGCGTGCAATTGCTGCTGGCCTTCGGCGAAGTCGCGCCCTGGCTGGCCGAGCTGGTGGCCAGCGTCGATGCCTTTGTGCTGGATCAGGCCGGCGGCTGGGACCGCTACCGGCTCAAGTCGCTGACCAGGCTGGCCGCCCCCGGCACCACCCTGGTCATGCCCGGCAGGAACGATGCTTTGCGGACCCAGGCCGGCTTCGAGCTGCGGCACGACGATGGTCTGACCCTGGCCCGCTACCAGCCTCGTTTCATCGCCCAACGGCCGGCCGCACGCTCGCCGGTGGCGCCAGACGCCAGACAGGCGGTGGTGCTGGGTGCCGGCCTGGCCGGTTGCGCAGTGGCCTGGGCGTTGGCCGAGCAGGGCCTGGAGGTGCGCCTGTTCGATCAGGGCGCTGCAATCGCCCAGGCGGGCTCGGGCAACGCCGTGGGCCTGTTCCACGGCACCCTGAACCCCGATGACGGCCTGCATGCGCGCTTCAATCGAGCGGCGGCACTGGAGCTGCGCCGCCTACTGCCTTCACTGCCCCTGACCTGGCGCATCGACGGTCTGCTGCGCACCGAGTCCACCCGCAATCTGGCTCAGATGCGTGCGCTGATCGACGATCTGGGCCTGCCCGCCGACTATGTGCAGGCGCTGGATGCCCAGCAGGCCGCAGCGCACTCGGGCATGCAGCATCAAGGCCCGGCCTGGTACTACCCCGGTGGCGGTGCGCTGTCGCCGCCCAGCCTGGCTCGCGCCTTTGTTGACGCCGCACCGTCCGGCAGGGTCAGGTTTTGCTTGGGCCAGAAGGTCAGGCAGCTGCGCCGATCCGAAGACGGCTGGCAGTTGCTGGACGAAAACGGTCAGGTGCTGGCCGACACCCCGCTGCTGGTGATCAGCGCCGGCGCCGGCAGCCTGAATCTGCTGCAGGCCCAGGGCTGGCCGCTGCGCTTGCAGCGAGGACAGATCACCCACCTGCCGGCCGCAACACCGGGGCTTCGCGTGCCGGCCATACCGGTGGCTGGCACTGGCTACGTAGTGAGAGATCAAGCAGGTGATATCTGGTGCGGCGCCACGGCCCAGGACCATGATCTGGACCCTACCCTGCGTGAAGCCGACCACGGGCACAACATCGCCCAGCTGATGCGTCTGAGCGGTGCAAACATCGAGGTGGCGCAGCCGGGCTCGCTGCAAGGCCGTGTCGGCTGGCGGGTGATTGCCGAGGACAGGTTGCCGCTGGTAGGCGCCCTGCCCGATCTCGCGGCGCTGGAAGCCAGGCGCGATCAGCCCCGCTTCATTGCCCGGCAGCCCGGGCTGTTGGTGGCCACCGGAATGGCCTCCCGGGGCATCACCTGGGCCGCGCTGAGCGCTCAGGTGCTGGCGTCGCTGGCCACAGGCGCGCCCTGCCCGGTGGAAGCCAGCCTGCTGGATGCCATCGACCCGGCGCGCTTCGATGCGCGCGGGGCGAGGGAGCAGGCCAGCTGA
- the efp gene encoding elongation factor P — protein sequence MKIAQEIRAGNVIMHGKDPMVVLRTEYSRGGRNSATVRMKLKSLLNNSGTEVVFKADDKMDQIILEKKECTYTYFADPMYVFMDTEYNQFEVEAENMGDAIQYLEDNMGVEVVFYDGKAISVELPTSLVREVTWTEPAVKGDTSGKVLKPAKISTGFEIPVPIFVAQGDKIEIDTRTHEYRKRV from the coding sequence ATGAAGATCGCTCAGGAAATTCGCGCAGGCAACGTGATCATGCACGGCAAGGACCCCATGGTCGTGCTCAGGACGGAATACAGCCGCGGCGGCCGCAACTCGGCCACCGTGCGCATGAAGCTCAAAAGCCTGCTGAACAACTCGGGCACCGAGGTAGTGTTCAAGGCCGACGACAAGATGGACCAGATCATCCTGGAGAAGAAGGAGTGCACCTACACCTACTTCGCCGACCCGATGTATGTGTTCATGGACACCGAATACAACCAGTTCGAGGTGGAAGCCGAGAACATGGGCGACGCCATCCAGTACCTGGAAGACAATATGGGCGTCGAAGTGGTGTTCTATGACGGCAAGGCTATCTCGGTTGAGCTGCCCACCAGCCTGGTGCGCGAAGTGACCTGGACCGAACCCGCAGTCAAGGGCGACACCTCGGGCAAGGTGCTGAAGCCGGCCAAGATCTCCACCGGTTTCGAAATCCCTGTGCCCATCTTCGTGGCCCAGGGCGACAAGATCGAAATCGACACCCGCACGCACGAGTACCGCAAGCGCGTCTGA
- the earP gene encoding elongation factor P maturation arginine rhamnosyltransferase EarP yields MTHSTLHWDVFCRVIDNFGDIGVCWRLARDLAGRGQAVRLWLDDRSALAWMAPEGAPGVEVRDWPVTLGDEQPGDVVIEAFGCELPEAFLQRMARRQAAPVWINLEYLSAEPYVERSHRLRSPQFSGPAAGLDKWFFYPGFTARTGGLLREPGLIAEQTAFDREAWLAGHGLLRAADERVVTLFCYDNPALPALLAELAAEPCLLLVTAGAAARQVQALMGPDLRLGRLRAHLLPLLSQPEFDRLLWASDLNLVRGEDSFVRAQWAGKPFIWQIYPQQDEAHAAKLEAFLGRYLAGATAEAAAHTRTLWRAWNGLQAASAEGLQPWRWFEQGQETAAQWRQQLLIQGDLSSQLLSFIANPG; encoded by the coding sequence ATGACCCACTCCACCCTGCATTGGGATGTTTTCTGCCGAGTCATCGACAACTTCGGTGACATCGGCGTGTGCTGGCGACTGGCCCGCGACTTGGCCGGCCGCGGCCAGGCGGTGCGGCTGTGGCTGGACGACCGCTCGGCGCTGGCCTGGATGGCGCCCGAGGGTGCACCGGGTGTGGAGGTGCGCGACTGGCCGGTGACTCTCGGCGACGAGCAGCCGGGCGACGTGGTGATCGAGGCCTTTGGCTGCGAGCTGCCCGAAGCGTTCCTGCAGCGCATGGCCCGGCGCCAAGCCGCTCCCGTCTGGATCAATCTCGAGTACCTCAGCGCCGAGCCCTATGTCGAGCGTTCGCACCGACTGCGCTCGCCGCAGTTCAGCGGGCCGGCGGCGGGACTGGACAAATGGTTTTTCTATCCCGGCTTCACCGCCCGCACCGGCGGCCTGCTGCGCGAGCCGGGGCTGATTGCGGAGCAGACCGCCTTCGATCGCGAGGCATGGCTCGCCGGCCATGGCCTGCTGCGGGCCGCGGATGAGCGCGTGGTCACGCTGTTCTGCTACGACAACCCTGCCCTGCCCGCCCTGCTGGCCGAGTTGGCCGCCGAACCTTGTCTGCTGCTCGTCACCGCCGGCGCGGCGGCACGCCAGGTGCAGGCGCTGATGGGCCCGGATCTGCGCCTGGGCCGGTTGCGCGCCCATCTGCTGCCGCTGCTGAGCCAGCCCGAGTTCGACCGCCTGTTGTGGGCCTCGGACCTGAACCTGGTGCGCGGCGAAGACTCTTTCGTGCGCGCCCAGTGGGCCGGCAAGCCCTTCATCTGGCAGATCTACCCGCAGCAGGACGAGGCCCATGCCGCCAAGCTGGAGGCCTTTCTCGGCCGGTATCTGGCCGGCGCCACGGCCGAGGCGGCGGCGCACACCCGCACGCTGTGGCGTGCCTGGAACGGCCTGCAGGCCGCCTCGGCCGAGGGCCTGCAGCCCTGGCGCTGGTTTGAGCAAGGTCAGGAAACTGCCGCTCAATGGCGCCAACAATTGCTGATTCAAGGGGATTTGAGCAGCCAGCTGCTGAGCTTCATTGCAAACCCGGGGTAA
- the uvrC gene encoding excinuclease ABC subunit UvrC, whose amino-acid sequence MTSDAVPPETAPPAADADRARLLAEVAALPALPGVYRYFDAQDQVLYVGKARSLKKRVTSYFQRDHAGTRIGQMVSRIARMETTVVRTEAEALLLENNLIKTLNPKFNILFRDDKSYPYLKIASHAYPRLAYYRGAVDRKHRYFGPYPSAWAVKESIQLIQKVFKLRTCEDSVFNNRSRPCLLYQIRRCSGPCVKIISDADYARDVENAERFLLGDTQEVLSSLQTKMMAFSDALAFEQAAEVRNQISALSNVLAQQSVEENSATGRDRDVDMLAVEVRGGRACVNLAMVRGGRHLGDRSYFPAHVEEATALGQEQLDERLDDRQTVAVPEVQVLEAFIAQHYLESPVPPLLVLSHAVDKGLIEALGEQSGLRVHVQHQPREQRRIWLDMCIKGAELAIARLLAEEGSQQARTRALVDALEISPENLDTFRIECFDISHTAGEATMASCVVFEGHQMQASQYRRYNIDGITGGDDYAAMRQVLTRRYSKLAEAAQLGTGRLPDIVLVDGGKGQVSMAREVFVELGLDLALIIGVEKGEGRKVGLEELVFADGREKVYLGRDSAALMLVAQIRDEAHRFAITGMRAKRANIRTGGSRLEDIAGIGPKKRAQLLQRFGGVRGVANASAEEIATVKGISKELAMEIYRALR is encoded by the coding sequence ATGACTTCTGATGCCGTCCCTCCTGAAACCGCGCCGCCGGCTGCCGACGCGGACCGCGCGCGTCTGCTCGCCGAGGTGGCCGCCTTGCCGGCCCTGCCGGGCGTCTACCGCTATTTCGACGCCCAGGACCAGGTGCTGTATGTGGGTAAGGCGCGCAGCCTGAAGAAGCGGGTCACCAGCTACTTCCAGCGGGACCATGCCGGCACCCGCATCGGCCAGATGGTCAGCCGCATCGCGCGCATGGAGACCACCGTTGTGCGCACCGAGGCCGAGGCCCTGCTGCTGGAAAACAACCTGATCAAGACGCTGAACCCCAAGTTCAACATCCTGTTCCGCGACGACAAGAGCTACCCCTACCTGAAGATCGCCTCGCATGCCTATCCGCGCCTGGCCTATTACCGCGGCGCGGTGGACCGCAAGCACCGCTATTTCGGGCCCTATCCGAGCGCCTGGGCGGTCAAGGAGTCGATACAGCTGATACAGAAGGTCTTCAAGCTGCGCACCTGCGAAGACTCGGTCTTCAACAACCGCTCGCGGCCCTGCCTGCTGTACCAGATCCGCCGCTGCTCGGGCCCCTGCGTGAAGATCATCTCCGACGCCGACTATGCGCGCGATGTCGAGAACGCCGAACGCTTTCTGCTCGGGGACACGCAGGAGGTGCTGAGCAGCCTGCAGACCAAGATGATGGCCTTCTCCGATGCGCTGGCCTTCGAGCAGGCGGCCGAGGTGCGCAACCAGATCTCGGCGCTGTCGAATGTGCTGGCCCAGCAGTCGGTCGAGGAGAACAGCGCCACCGGTCGTGATCGCGATGTGGACATGCTGGCCGTCGAGGTGCGCGGCGGCCGGGCCTGCGTCAATCTGGCCATGGTGCGCGGCGGCCGGCATCTCGGCGACCGCAGCTACTTCCCGGCCCATGTCGAAGAGGCCACCGCGCTGGGCCAGGAACAGCTGGACGAGCGCCTGGACGACCGCCAGACCGTTGCCGTGCCCGAGGTGCAGGTGCTGGAGGCCTTCATCGCCCAGCACTATCTGGAGTCGCCGGTGCCACCCTTGCTGGTGCTGAGCCATGCGGTGGACAAGGGCCTGATCGAGGCGCTGGGCGAGCAGTCCGGCCTGCGTGTGCATGTGCAGCACCAGCCGCGCGAGCAGCGCCGCATCTGGCTGGACATGTGCATCAAGGGCGCCGAGCTGGCGATCGCCCGCCTGCTGGCCGAAGAGGGCTCGCAGCAGGCGCGCACACGGGCGCTGGTGGATGCCCTGGAGATCAGTCCCGAGAACCTGGATACCTTTCGCATCGAGTGTTTCGACATCAGCCACACCGCCGGCGAGGCGACCATGGCATCCTGCGTGGTGTTCGAAGGGCATCAGATGCAGGCCTCGCAGTACCGGCGCTACAACATCGACGGCATCACCGGCGGCGACGACTATGCCGCGATGCGCCAGGTCTTGACCCGCCGCTACAGCAAGCTGGCCGAGGCCGCCCAGCTGGGCACCGGCCGTTTGCCCGACATCGTGCTGGTGGACGGCGGCAAGGGCCAGGTCAGCATGGCGCGCGAGGTCTTTGTCGAGCTCGGCCTGGACCTGGCGCTGATCATCGGCGTCGAGAAGGGCGAGGGCCGCAAGGTCGGCCTTGAGGAGCTGGTGTTCGCTGATGGCCGCGAGAAGGTCTATCTGGGGCGCGACTCGGCGGCGCTGATGCTGGTGGCGCAGATCCGCGACGAGGCCCACCGCTTCGCCATTACCGGCATGCGCGCCAAGCGTGCGAACATCCGTACCGGCGGCAGCCGCCTTGAAGACATTGCGGGCATAGGCCCGAAGAAGCGCGCGCAGCTGCTGCAGCGCTTCGGTGGCGTGCGCGGCGTGGCCAATGCCAGCGCCGAAGAAATCGCCACCGTCAAAGGCATATCCAAAGAACTGGCCATGGAGATCTACCGTGCCTTGCGTTGA